The Pithys albifrons albifrons isolate INPA30051 chromosome 23, PitAlb_v1, whole genome shotgun sequence genome contains a region encoding:
- the HEPACAM gene encoding hepatic and glial cell adhesion molecule → MWGAPAAPRGHPAPPGLLPMTWLLALHAGLLAGVNITSPTPLVRGTAGKAALLSVRYTSASADKPVVKWQLKRDKPVTVVQSIGTEIIGNLRPDYRDRIRVLENGSLLISPLQLADEGAYEVEVSITDDTFTGEKTINLTVDIPISKPQVLVASSTVLELSEFFTLNCSHENGTKPTYTWLKDGRPLSNDSRLLLSPDQKILTITRVLMADDDVYSCLVENPISHGRSVPVKITVYRRSSLYIILSTGGIFLLVTLVTVCACWKPSKKEKRQVETQPTSDYAEQDEERLKHEAEGIPRSSEHERKNPVALYILKDKDSPEAEEDSPPEPRGTVEPGYTSSPVPAAGRSPGPVGRSTRRYHRSPARSPASTRTHRSPPGSPVRSRGAPRLLRTAGVHVIREQEEANAVEISA, encoded by the exons ATGTGGGGAGCACCGGCTGCCCCGCGGGGCCATCCCGCTCCCCCCGGCCTGCTGCCCATGACCTGGCTGCTGGCGCTGCACGCAG GTCTGCTGGCAGGAGTGAACATCACCAGCCCCACGCCACTGGTCCGCGGCACGGCGGGCAAAGCAGCGCTGCTGTCGGTGCGCTACACCAGCGCCAGTGCCGACAAGCCAGTGGTCAAGTGGCAGCTGAAGCGGGACAAACCTGTCACTGTTGTCCAGTCCATTGGCACCGAGATCATCGGCAATCTGCGACCCGACTACCGTGACCGCATCCGCGTGCTGGAGAACGGCTCACTGCTCATCAGCCCCTTGCAGTTGGCTGATGAAGGCGCTTACGAGGTGGAGGTGTCCATCACCGATGACACCTTCACCGGCGAGAAGACCATCAACCTCACTGTGGACA TTCCCATCTCAAAGCCACAAGTGCTGGTGGCCTCCTCAACGGTGCTAGAGCTCAGCGAGTTCTTCACCCTCAACTGCTCCCACGAAAATGGCACCAAACCCACCTATACCTGGCTGAAGGATGGACGGCCGCTGAGCAATGACTCCCGACTGCTCCTCTCCCCTGACCAGAAGATCCTCACCATCACCCGCGTCCTCATGGCTGATGATGACGTTTACAGTTGCCTGGTGGAGAACCCCATCAGCCATGGCCGCAGTGTCCCTGTGAAAATCACTGTCTACC GCCGGAGTTCTCTCTACATCATCCTGTCCACAGGAGGCATCTTCCTTCTCGTCACCCTGGTGACAGTTTGTGCCTGCTGGAAACCTTCCAAGAA ggagaAGCGACAAGTGGAGACGCAACCGACCTCCGACTACGCTGAGCAGGATGAGGAGCGCCTGAAGCATGAGG CTGAGGGCATCCCACGGAGCAGCGAGCACGAGCGCAAAAACCCAGTGGCCTTGTACATCCTCAAGGATAAG GACTCaccagaggcagaggaggattCACCGCCTGAACCCCGTGGCACAGTTGAACCGGGTTACACCAGCTCACCAGTACCCGCAGCTGGTCGCTCACCGGGACCGGTGGGACGTTCCACTCGTCGTTACCATCGCTCACCAGCTCGCTCGCCTGCCTCGACGCGGACCCACAGGTCACCCCCGGGTTCGCCAGTGCGTTCCCGCGGCGCTCCGCGGCTGCTGCGGACTGCCGGCGTCCATGTCATCcgggagcaggaggaggccaATGCTGTGGAGATCAGTGCCTGA